A genomic window from Bacillus mesophilus includes:
- a CDS encoding NAD(P)-dependent oxidoreductase gives MNVKKIGFIGTGVMGGSMAKHLLEGGYHINVYTRTKEKATELLDAGASWYETPAELAADSDVVITMVGFPSDVEEVYIGTHGILKHAKPGTYFIDMTTSSPSLAIQISREAEKRGMFALDAPVSGGDVGAKNGTLTIMVGGEEKPFQDMMPILTLLGQNIVLQGSAGSGQHTKMCNQIAIASNMVGVCEALAYAKKTGLDPEKVLTSISAGAAGSWSLSNLAPRIINDNFEPGFYIKHFIKDMKIAIDEAEKMNLHVPGLSLAKQLYESVSQLGEENSGTQALFKLWNN, from the coding sequence ATGAATGTAAAGAAAATAGGATTTATTGGGACTGGTGTAATGGGAGGAAGTATGGCTAAGCATCTTTTAGAAGGTGGTTATCATATCAATGTTTACACAAGAACAAAAGAGAAAGCAACCGAGTTACTGGATGCAGGAGCGTCTTGGTATGAAACTCCGGCAGAACTAGCGGCTGATAGTGATGTAGTTATCACTATGGTCGGGTTTCCTTCTGACGTAGAGGAAGTTTACATAGGGACTCATGGGATTTTAAAGCATGCGAAGCCTGGTACATATTTTATTGATATGACAACGTCTTCGCCGAGTCTCGCGATTCAAATTTCTCGCGAGGCAGAGAAAAGAGGAATGTTTGCACTAGATGCGCCAGTTTCTGGTGGGGATGTGGGTGCAAAAAATGGAACACTTACCATTATGGTCGGTGGAGAAGAGAAACCTTTTCAGGATATGATGCCCATTCTAACTTTATTAGGTCAAAATATTGTCTTACAAGGCTCTGCTGGTTCCGGGCAGCATACAAAAATGTGTAATCAAATTGCTATTGCAAGTAACATGGTTGGAGTTTGCGAAGCGCTGGCCTATGCTAAGAAAACAGGATTAGATCCAGAAAAAGTATTAACATCGATTTCCGCGGGAGCTGCTGGAAGCTGGTCTCTATCTAACCTAGCACCTAGAATAATAAATGATAATTTTGAACCTGGCTTCTATATAAAGCATTTTATAAAAGACATGAAAATTGCTATAGACGAAGCAGAAAAAATGAATCTTCATGTTCCGGGACTATCACTTGCAAAGCAATTATATGAATCAGTATCCCAGCTAGGAGAAGAAAATAGTGGAACACAAGCATTATTCAAGCTATGGAATAACTAG
- a CDS encoding alpha/beta fold hydrolase, with protein MLQRQKVKINNVTVSYIDEGSGSTIVLIHGFCGSPAYWEKIIPDLSKTHRIIVPALRGHGMSSAINDPYSIEDMATDLKNLLDELQIQEVTLLGHSLGGYVTLAFAEKYPEFLSGFGLIHSTAFPDSEEAKQGRQNNIDLISENGIEPLITSLVPKLFSPTNEKEMGDEVRVVTEIGLNTSVTGAKGALRAMQERPDRNAVLKGATCPILLVAGKQDQLIPVEKVFSVQSPFTQQVLMEEVGHLGMIEDPKTLTNIIRDFVQGKVLSNN; from the coding sequence ATGCTACAAAGGCAAAAAGTAAAAATAAATAATGTAACGGTTTCGTACATAGATGAAGGTAGCGGTTCAACAATCGTTTTAATACATGGTTTTTGTGGAAGTCCTGCCTATTGGGAGAAAATAATACCAGACTTAAGTAAAACTCATCGTATCATTGTTCCTGCCTTGAGAGGTCATGGCATGTCAAGTGCCATAAATGATCCATATTCTATTGAAGATATGGCAACTGATCTAAAGAATTTATTAGATGAATTACAAATTCAGGAGGTAACATTACTAGGTCATTCTCTTGGTGGATATGTAACCCTAGCATTTGCTGAAAAGTATCCTGAATTTCTATCAGGATTTGGTCTCATACATTCAACTGCTTTTCCTGATTCAGAGGAGGCTAAGCAGGGGAGACAAAATAATATTGACTTGATTAGTGAAAATGGGATTGAACCGTTAATTACAAGTCTAGTTCCAAAACTGTTCTCCCCTACTAATGAAAAAGAAATGGGTGACGAGGTAAGAGTAGTCACGGAGATTGGCTTAAATACAAGTGTCACTGGCGCTAAAGGTGCATTGAGAGCAATGCAGGAACGCCCAGATCGAAATGCAGTGTTAAAAGGGGCGACTTGTCCGATTCTATTGGTTGCCGGAAAACAAGATCAACTTATTCCAGTTGAAAAAGTTTTCTCTGTTCAGTCTCCATTTACACAACAGGTATTAATGGAGGAAGTAGGTCATTTAGGCATGATTGAGGATCCTAAAACACTAACAAACATCATTCGAGATTTCGTGCAAGGCAAAGTATTATCAAACAACTAA
- a CDS encoding TRAP transporter permease yields the protein MNNQGHQASSDEMQDILKKYDPEARTRSLTGIVGWIVFLGLLSFSLFQLYTAIFGIFTAQIQRSIHLGFALALIFLLFPAVKSHLNEKKGRFQVAWYDATLAVVGIVVGSYWPIMIQDLVLRVGRLTPVDIIVGLLAILLVLEATRRAVGLPITIIALVFLLYAYFGPYMPGFFAHRGLSVEQIIQSMFFTTEGILGTPLGVSSTFIFLFLLFGAFLVKTGVGQYFNDLAVSIAGKLTGGPAKVAIFSSALQGTISGSSVANVVTSGSFTIPMMKKLGYRKEFAGGVEAAASTGGQLMPPIMGAAAFLMVEFIGGISYWDIAKAAAIPALLYFTGIWIMTHFEAKRIGLRGLTDEEMPDRKEVLKKIYLLLPIVAVIVLLMSGMSVTKAALWSIVVTVLASAVRKETRIGIKDAIHALVDGARTALAVAAATAAAGIIVGVVTKTGLGLKLANGLVDLSGGLLIPTLFFTMIAAIILGMGSPTTANYVITSTIAAPAIILLGVPDLSAHLFVFYFGIVADITPPVALAAFAAAGVSGGEPIRTGVQSAKLAIAAFIIPYIFVLSPELLMIDTDLLGITWVLITSVTGMIAIGTSMVGYWGRKMNAFERVLAFFTGLMLIYPEGITDTVGLIIFAALVVSQYFFKRENVKAA from the coding sequence ATGAATAACCAAGGTCATCAGGCATCATCAGATGAGATGCAGGATATATTGAAAAAGTATGACCCTGAAGCTAGAACTAGGTCACTTACTGGAATAGTTGGTTGGATTGTATTTTTAGGACTTTTGTCATTTTCTTTATTCCAACTTTACACGGCTATATTTGGAATTTTTACAGCTCAGATCCAACGTTCGATTCACCTTGGGTTTGCGTTAGCATTAATCTTCTTGCTATTTCCAGCTGTTAAGAGTCATTTAAACGAGAAGAAGGGAAGATTCCAAGTTGCATGGTATGACGCAACGCTTGCTGTTGTAGGTATAGTGGTGGGTTCATACTGGCCAATTATGATTCAGGATTTAGTTCTTAGAGTGGGGAGATTAACGCCTGTTGATATTATCGTAGGTTTACTGGCAATCTTACTAGTGTTAGAAGCAACTAGAAGAGCTGTAGGATTACCGATTACCATTATTGCACTAGTATTTCTCCTTTATGCATATTTTGGACCTTATATGCCAGGTTTTTTTGCACATCGGGGGTTAAGTGTTGAGCAAATTATCCAATCTATGTTTTTTACAACTGAGGGGATCCTTGGGACTCCTTTAGGTGTATCATCCACATTTATATTTCTCTTCTTACTGTTTGGAGCATTTTTAGTTAAAACAGGAGTAGGGCAATATTTTAATGATCTTGCCGTGTCTATTGCAGGTAAGCTAACTGGGGGACCTGCAAAGGTTGCTATTTTTTCAAGTGCTTTACAAGGGACAATCAGTGGTAGCTCTGTAGCAAATGTTGTAACATCAGGCTCGTTTACGATTCCAATGATGAAAAAGCTTGGATATCGCAAAGAGTTTGCTGGTGGAGTAGAGGCAGCTGCTTCTACTGGAGGACAGCTAATGCCACCAATTATGGGAGCTGCAGCGTTTCTTATGGTAGAATTCATCGGTGGTATATCATACTGGGATATTGCGAAAGCAGCAGCTATTCCAGCGTTGCTTTACTTTACTGGAATCTGGATTATGACCCATTTTGAAGCAAAACGAATCGGACTTCGTGGGTTAACTGATGAAGAAATGCCAGATCGAAAAGAAGTGTTAAAAAAAATCTATCTATTGCTACCCATCGTAGCAGTCATTGTTTTACTTATGTCTGGAATGAGTGTAACAAAAGCGGCGCTTTGGTCAATTGTTGTTACAGTACTTGCAAGTGCAGTTCGTAAAGAAACTAGAATTGGAATCAAAGATGCAATCCATGCATTGGTAGATGGAGCCCGTACAGCATTAGCGGTTGCAGCGGCAACTGCAGCTGCTGGTATCATCGTTGGTGTTGTAACAAAAACCGGGTTAGGTTTAAAGCTAGCGAACGGGCTTGTTGATTTATCGGGAGGCCTTCTTATACCAACATTATTCTTCACGATGATTGCTGCAATTATCTTAGGAATGGGCTCTCCAACGACTGCAAATTATGTTATTACTTCAACAATAGCGGCACCAGCCATTATTTTGTTAGGAGTTCCTGATCTATCAGCTCATCTATTCGTTTTCTATTTTGGAATAGTAGCCGATATCACTCCTCCTGTTGCTTTAGCTGCTTTTGCAGCTGCGGGGGTCTCTGGTGGAGAACCAATAAGGACAGGGGTGCAATCAGCCAAACTCGCCATTGCAGCCTTTATTATACCGTATATATTTGTTCTATCACCGGAGTTATTAATGATTGATACCGACCTATTAGGGATTACCTGGGTATTAATCACATCTGTTACCGGAATGATAGCAATTGGTACTTCTATGGTTGGTTATTGGGGTAGAAAAATGAATGCCTTTGAAAGAGTACTCGCATTCTTTACTGGGCTAATGCTTATTTATCCTGAAGGAATCACCGATACAGTTGGTTTAATCATATTCGCAGCTTTAGTTGTATCTCAATACTTTTTCAAAAGAGAAAATGTAAAAGCTGCTTAA
- a CDS encoding DUF1850 domain-containing protein, with the protein MKKGSLLVGMIIICLLILLVPYKDSLVFEKGNSGKTMVYYPKDNLQTFQILYTHSIHLSEVVEIYEISLQNDIIQTGLIYEDYAIGMPSGPAEGEKFKLVDGKMHITNMKRRFPYLDIRIGQVVANHQLVIAGTTYKLGEYVPPGSWVRVNYRKLNNLQILKGVNLHE; encoded by the coding sequence ATGAAAAAAGGATCACTTCTAGTAGGGATGATTATTATTTGCCTACTAATACTACTTGTCCCTTATAAAGATAGCCTAGTCTTTGAAAAAGGCAATTCGGGAAAGACAATGGTATATTATCCGAAAGATAACCTGCAAACTTTTCAAATCCTCTACACCCATTCCATCCATCTTAGTGAAGTAGTTGAAATCTATGAAATATCTCTTCAGAATGACATCATACAAACAGGACTTATATATGAAGATTATGCAATTGGCATGCCCTCTGGTCCTGCTGAAGGAGAAAAATTTAAATTAGTAGATGGAAAAATGCATATTACTAATATGAAAAGAAGGTTTCCTTATTTAGATATTCGTATTGGACAGGTGGTCGCTAATCACCAACTAGTAATTGCAGGAACTACCTACAAGCTTGGAGAATATGTACCTCCAGGTTCATGGGTAAGAGTGAATTATCGAAAATTAAACAACTTACAGATATTGAAGGGAGTGAACTTACATGAATAA
- a CDS encoding TAXI family TRAP transporter solute-binding subunit, which yields MKKRSLFIGFILMVGLSMILSACGGKQLVSVVTGGTGGTYFPLGGAMADIINENTDIEANAQSSGASAENMQTLADNEADIAFVQTDIAAYAKEGTLMFEGNAITNVQAIGTLYPETIQIVTLADSGINSVEDLAGKTVSVGAPGSGTYANAEQILEMHGMTFDDLNAQNLAFDESTEGIQDGNIDAAFITSGTPTGSVEALSAIKGVKLIPIADDKIDELIAKYPYYAKDVVPSGTYGMEGEVNTVAVLAMLAVTSELDEDTVYEITKAIFENTDKITHAKGALITAESALDGLGIELHPGAEKYFKEKGLK from the coding sequence ATGAAGAAAAGAAGTTTATTTATCGGTTTCATCTTAATGGTAGGCCTATCAATGATTCTATCTGCATGTGGTGGCAAACAACTTGTAAGTGTTGTAACAGGTGGTACTGGGGGTACATATTTCCCACTAGGTGGAGCAATGGCAGATATCATTAATGAAAATACTGATATTGAAGCAAATGCTCAATCATCAGGTGCATCTGCAGAAAATATGCAAACACTAGCTGATAATGAAGCTGATATTGCATTCGTACAAACTGATATTGCAGCTTACGCAAAAGAGGGTACACTAATGTTTGAAGGGAATGCAATCACGAATGTACAGGCTATTGGAACTTTATATCCTGAAACGATTCAAATTGTAACTCTTGCAGACAGTGGCATTAACTCAGTTGAAGATCTAGCAGGTAAAACCGTATCGGTTGGTGCACCTGGAAGTGGAACTTACGCAAACGCTGAGCAAATCTTAGAAATGCATGGAATGACATTTGATGATTTAAATGCACAGAATTTAGCTTTTGATGAATCAACAGAAGGTATTCAAGATGGAAATATTGATGCAGCATTTATTACTTCTGGTACACCTACAGGATCTGTAGAAGCATTGTCAGCAATCAAAGGTGTTAAGTTAATTCCAATTGCAGATGATAAAATTGACGAACTTATTGCTAAATATCCATATTATGCAAAAGATGTAGTTCCAAGTGGAACTTATGGAATGGAAGGCGAAGTTAATACAGTTGCTGTATTAGCAATGCTTGCAGTAACATCAGAGCTTGATGAAGATACTGTATATGAAATAACTAAAGCTATTTTTGAAAATACGGATAAGATTACTCATGCAAAAGGTGCTCTTATTACAGCTGAAAGTGCTCTTGATGGGCTAGGAATTGAACTACACCCTGGTGCAGAGAAGTACTTCAAAGAAAAAGGTTTAAAGTAA